Within Chelatococcus sp. HY11, the genomic segment CAACAGCCCGGGAAACTCTGGCACTTTGCTGCATGGCACCCTACGTTCTCCGGACAGTGAACCGGAGACGACCATGTTCGACGCCAAGAAGCTTCTCGACGTCCTCGTAGCCTCGGCCTCATCCCAGGGCCCCCAGGGTTCGACAAAAGGCTCATCTACAGGGCCGGCCACATCCGGGGGGGCTTCTTCCGGCCTCGACCTTGGTCCCGATGCCAGCTCCGGCCTTGGCGGTCTCCTTGGATCGGTTCTCAATCAGCTCGGAGGGGCTGGCCGGCCGACGCAGGCCGGTCCCGCCGGTTCGAGTTCTGGTATCCCCGGTCTTCCCGGCGCCTCTGGAACGCCGAATGTCGGCGATCTCGTCACGAAAGCGCGCGATTTTCTGCAGAGCCCGGCGGGGCAGAACGCCGCCAGCGCGGTGATGGGCGGTCTCGCGGGCCTGCTGCTCGGCTCGAAATCCGGGCGCAAGGTCGCGACCTCCGCCGCCAAGGTCGGCGGGCTCGGCCTCATCGCGGCGCTGGCCTACAAGGCCTATCAGGGTTGGCAAAACGGCCAGCCAGCATCGAGCGAGGCGGCGGCCACCATTCCGGCGCTGCCCGCCCCGACCGGCACCGCTTTCGACGCCAGCACGGCCTCGCAGGATACGGCGCTTGTCCTGGTGCGTGCCATGATCGCGGCGGCGGCCTCCGACGGACATATCGACCCGGAGGAGCGTGGGCGGATTGTCGGTGGGCTCCAGCAGGCGGGCTTCGACATGGAAGCCTCGCGGTTCCTGGACACGGAGTTTTCGAACCCCGCCAGCATCACGACCCTCGCCGCGGCCGCGACGACCCCCGAGATCGGCACGCAGATCTATGCGGCGGCCCGTCTCGCCATCGATCCGGACACGCCGGAGGAAGCACGCTTCCTCAAGGAGTTGAGCGAGGCGCTGGCCCTTGACCCGTCGCTCGTCGCGCATCTCGACACGGCTGCGGCGAGTGTGAAGGTGTAGTTTCAAATAAATGCGGTGTGTCGCCGATTGATCGCGTCATCCCCGGGCGCTGCGTAAGCGGCGAACCCGGGATCCATGAACACCGTCCGTAGCTCATGAAAAAGCACTGTGTTCATGGATCCCGGACAACGGCTGCGCCGTTTCCGGGATGACAATCGCGTTTACATCGCTATCCCACCTTCACCCCGGGCGGTGCTCGCTCAGGAATTCGCCCATGCGTTCCAGAGCCTTGCGGATGTTCTCGGCTGAATTGGCGTAGGACAGGCGAATATAGCCCTCGCCGAGAATGCCGAAATCCGGTCCGCCGATGACCGCGACGCCTGCCTTATCCAGCAAGGCATTGGCGAGGGGCTTGGCCTTCCAGCCGGTCCGGGAGATGTTGGGGAAGGCATAGAACGCCCCCTTGGGCGTGGCCGCGCTGACATTTGGCAAACCATTCAGGCCTTCCACCACGATACGGCGGCGCTTGTCGAATTCCGCGACCATCTCCACGACGCAGTCCTGCGGACCCGTGAGGGCGGCAAGGCCCGCCCATTGGGCGGCCGCATTAACGCATGAATAGGAGTTCACGGCGAGCTTGCGGGCGGCATCGAGCAGGGGCGCCGGCCAGACCGAAAAGCCCATGCGCCAGCCGGTCATGGCGTAGGTCTTGGACCAGCCGTCGAGAAGGATCAGGCGATCCCTGATCTCTGGATAGGTGAGCAGCGAGACATGCTGTTCGCCATCATAGACCATCTGGCCATAGATCTCGTCCGACATGATGGCGACATCGGGATGGCGGGCGAGACCAGCGACCAGCTTGTCGATCTCACTCTTTGGAGTGACACCACCTGTTGGATTGGCCGGTGAATTGAGGATCAGCAGCCGCGTTTTCGAGGTGATCAGGCCAAGCGTTTCCTCAGCCGAAAAGGCGAAGCTGTTTTCCTCGCGGATGGGCACCGGCACCGGCGTCGCGCCGGTGAACTCGATCATGGAGCGATAAATCGGGAAGCCGGGATCGGGATAGAGGATCTCGGCGCCGGGTTCGCCGAACATCAGGATCGCCGCGAACATGGTGACCTTCCCGCCCGGCACGATGAGTACGTCGTCCGGCGAAACCGTCACCCCGAGGCGGCGGTGGATATCGGCGGCGACGCCCTCGCGTAGCGGCAGAATGCCAGTGGCCGGGGTATAGCCATGGTGTCCATCACGCAGGGCCTTGATGGCGGCCTCGACGATATGTGGCGGTGTTGGAAAATCCGGTTGGCCGATACCCAGATTGATGATGTCGCGGCCTTCCGCAGCAAGCGCTGTGGCGCGGGCCAATACAGCGAAAGCATTTTCTTCACCAATGCGGGCAAAAGCCGGAACGATCGTGGGCATGCGTTGTCCTCCTGTCGATCAGGCGTAGCGCGCCGTGGGCAGTGTTTCAATCCGCTGTGCCTGATGAGAAGAGCGCGACCCACGGGGGATCATGCGGCAAGGGCTTCCGCGACATTCGAGCCCTGTGCTCCATGCAATCGTCTGACGATTGATTTTGGTCGCCATTTCTGATGATGATTTTTAGAGCAAATCAAATCAGCGGTCCCACCGCTCGGAGTGTGGGATGTACTGCAGATGTGGGAGGTCTTGGCGATGAGCAATTCCGGACAGGACAAATCGAAGCTGCGCTCGCGGCAATGGTTCGACAACCCCGATAATCCGGGGATGACGGCGCTCTATCTCGAGCGCTATCTCAACTACGGGCTGACGCGCGAGGAACTGCAGTCGGGCAAACCGATCATCGGCATCGCGCAGACGGGCTCTGATCTCTCGCCCTGCAACCGCCATCACATCGAGCTCGCCAAGCGTACCCGTGAGGGCATCCTGGCCGCCGGCGGCGTGGTCATGGAATTCCCCGTCCATCCGATCCAGGAGACCGGCAAGCGCCCCACAGCTTCGCTGGATCGCAATCTCGCCTATCTCGGCCTCGTCGAGGTGCTCTACGGCTATCCGCTCGACGGTGTGGTGCTGACGACGGGCTGCGACAAGACTACACCCGCCTGCATCATGGCGGCGGCGACGGTGAATATTCCCTCGATCGTGCTGTCCGGCGGACCGATGCTGAATGGCTGGTTCCACGGCGAGCGCACGGGTTCCGGCACCGTCGTGTGGAAGGCGCGCGAGCTCCTGGCCGAAGGCAAGCTCGACTACGAGCAGTTCATCGAACTGGTGGCGTCATCGGCCCCGTCGGTCGGCCATTGCAACACCATGGGGACGGCCTCCACCATGAATTCGCTGGCCGAGGCGCTCGGGATGAGCCTGCCGGGCTGCGCGGCAATCCCCGCGCCCTATCGCGAGCGTGGCCAGATCGCCTACGCGACCGGGAAGCGTATCGTCGAGATGGTGTGGGAGGACCTGAAGCCCTCGGACATCATGACCCGCGAAGCGTTCGAGAATGTGATCGTGGTGAATTCGGCCATCGGCGGCTCGACCAACGCCCCCGTCCACATCAATGCCATTGCCCGTCACATCGGTGTCGAGCTCAATGTGAAGGACTGGGAGACCGTCGGCCACGAAGTGCCGCTTCTCGTCAATCTCCAGCCGGCCGGGAAATACCTCGGCGAGGAGTATCACCGGGCGGGCGGCGTACCGGCCGTGGTGCATGAGCTGATGAAACACGGCCTCATCCATGAGGGCGCGCTCACGGTGAACGGCCGCAGCATTGGTGACAACTGCCGCGAGAGCGCCGCCACCGACGCGGATGTCATCCGCAGCTTCGACACGGCCTTGATGCAGGACGCGGGCTTCATCGTGCTGTCGGGCAACCTGTTCGATTCCGCCATCATGAAGACGAGCGTGATCTCCGAGGAGTTCCGCAACCGCTATCTCGTCAACCCTAAGGACCCCAACGCCTTCGAGGGCAAGGCCTTCGTCTTCGATGGCCCGGAGCAGTATCACAAGCTCATCGACGACGAGTCGCTCGGGATCGACGAGCACTCCGTTCTGTTCATGCGCGGCGCCGGGCCAATCGGTTATCCCGGCGCGGCGGAGGTCGTGAACATGCAAGCTCCGGCCTATCTCCTCAAACGCGGCATCACCTCGCTGCCTTGCATCGGCGATGGCCGTCAGTCAGGCACCTCGGGTTCGCCGTCGATCCTGAATGCCTCACCGGAGGCGGCAGCCGGCGGTGGCCTTGCGATCCTGAAAACCGGTGATCGGGTGCGCATCGATCTGGAGAAACGCAGCGCCAACATCCTCATCTCCGATGCGGAAGTGGCGGAACGGCGTGAGGCACTGGAGAAGGCTGGAGGATACAAGTATCCGGGCAGCCAGACGCCCTGGCAGGAAATCCAGCGCGGTATTGTCGATCAATTGTCCGAGGGCATGGTCCTGAAACCCGCCGTTAAGTACCAGCGGGTTTCCGAGACCTATGGTGTTCCGCGCGACAACCATTGATCGCGGCCGCCTGCCGCGGGTCCTTGGGCCCGCGGCGATCTGGCCTTTCCTCTCTGTTTCGCGGTGAGTTGCGCGCCCAGTGCAAGGCGCCCTTGTCCTGATGGTGTTGCTGCCGGCTTGGAGCTGTGCTTCATCCGTGAGCAGGCAGCGTCGGGCGGGACGCTTGTCGCGTTATAGGGATGTTTTGCGGCCCAGCCGCTGACATCTCTTCATTGAAACACCGATAGTCACGGACGAATCGGTCGAGGCGACACACAACGTGGGAGGGGGCCGTGACCACAACCGTTCAGCAGCGGCGGCGGGCTTTGCGCAAGCTCCATGAGGGAAGCGGCATCTTCGTCATGCCGCATCCTTGGGATATCGGCACGGCGCGCTATCTCCAGCACCTCGGCTTCAAGGCCTTGTCGACGACCAGCGCCGGGATAGCCTTCTCGCAAGGGTTCCCCGACACGGAATGGGCTGTGCCCCGGGACATGATGCTCGATCACATCCGGGAGATCGTGGACGCGACACATCTGCCCGTCAGTGCGGATTTCGAGGCCGGTTATGCCCACGAGCCAGAAGGTGTCGCCTCCAACGTGCGCCTGTGCATGGCGACAGGGGTCGCCGGCCTGACACTCGAAGACCTGACGAATGATGCCAATCGCCGCCTCTATCCCGTCGAGCTCGCGGCTGAGCGCATAGCCGCCGCCCGATCGGCGATCGACGATGTCGCGGCGGGCGCTGTCTTGACAGCATCGACGGAGAGCCTCCAGGTCGCGGAGGATTCCTTTGACGAGGCCTTGCGCCGCCTGATCGCCTATGCCGAGGCTGGGGCCGACTGCCTTTACGCCCAGGGCATTCTCTCGCGTGAGCAGATCGCGACGCTCGTGAAGGCGATCGCGCCGAAAAGTTTGCAGATTCTCGTGCCGAGCCATGCGCCCTTCACCATGAAGGAGCTGGAGGACCTCGGCGTGAAGTGCATAAGCGGTGGCTCCGGCCTTTGCCGGGTGGCCTGGGGCAGCTTCATGCAGGCCGCGCGCAAGCTCTCGCAGGGCAGCCTGGAGATCTATGGCTCAGCTGTTCCGTTTCCGGAGATCAATGGGTTTTTCCGGCAGGATCTGGCCAAGGGGCGCCGCAAGGCATGAGCGGGTCGGATAGGGGCGCCCCGGCCTCCATCGCGCCTGCGCGCGGGGTGCCCGAGCGCACGGTCCTCACCGGCCGCTACTGCAGCCTTGAGCCGCTCGACGCGACGCGTCATGCGCCGGATCTCTGGCGGGCGCTCGCTGGCCATGACCACCTGTGGGATTATCTCATGCAGCCGCCGTTCGCCGACGAGGCGAGTTTCACGGCCTATGTGGCGGAGCGTGAGGCAAGGACAGATCCACTCGGCTATGTCGTGATCGATAGCGGCCGCGGGCAGGCGGTGGGCTGGGCCTCGCTGATGGAAATCCGCCCCGAGCACGGCGTGGTCGAGGTCGGCAACGTGCTCTTCTCGCCGCTTCTGCAGCGGACACGGATTGCGACTGAGGCGATCGCGCTCCTCGCTGCTTATGTCTTCGACGGGCTGGGGTATCGCCGTTTCGAATGGAAGTGCAATGCCCTGAACGCAGCCTCCCGGCGGGCGGCGCAGCGTTTTGGCTTCACCTTCGAGGGGATTTTTCGCCAGCATATGATCGTGAAGGGGCAGAACCGCGACACTGCATGGTTCGCCATGCTCGACAGCGAATGGCCAGCCCGCCGCGCGGCCTTCACGGCCTGGCTCGACCCGGGAAATTTCGACGCGCAGGGGGGGCAGCTCCGCTCGCTGGCGGCGATCCGGGACAGCCTGTGAACGGACTCGCCGTACGCCTGGCGGCGGCGACCGACCATACGGCGGTTCTCGCCTTGCAGCATGCGGCCTTTGCCCGGAACAGGGAGCGGCTCGGCGTCGAGCCACTGCCTCTGCTCGCCGATTACGGTGAAATCTTCGCCGGTGGTGGAACGTGGGAGATCTGGCTGGCCGTTGCGGCGGAAGGGATCGCCGGCGTGCTCATCCTGATGCCTCGGCAAGATGATCTCTACATCTGGAGCATCGCGACCGACCCCGCTTTTCAGGGGCGGGGAGTGGGAAGGGTACTTCTGGCCCATGCGCTGGTGCGGGCTCAGGCTCTGGAACTCTCGTCCTTGCGCCTGTGCACCGGAAGGGCCCTTTCCGAAAACATCGCCTGGTACGCGAGAGCGGGCTTTGTGATTGAACGGGAAGAGCTGATGCCGGACCGTGTCCTCGTGCATATGGCGAAGGCTCTGACCGCATCGTGACTGAGGGAAGGAGACTTGGGAATGGCGGGACGTCTTGCGAACAAGGTGTGTCTGGTAACGGCGGCGGGCCAGGGAATTGGGCGCTCTTGTGCCCGGTTGTTCGCGCAGGAGGGCGCGACGGTCATAGCGACGGATCTTGATGCGTCCAAGCTGGCGGACCTTGATGAAGCCACATGCCGCCCACTCGATGTGCGCTCGACTGAGGCCGTCGAGGCCCTTGCCAAGGAGATCGGGCCGATTGACGTGCTTCTGAACGCCGCCGGCTTCGTGCACCATGGCAGCGTGCTTGAATGCTCCGAGGCCGACTGGGATTTTTCATTCGACTTGAACGTCAAGTCCATGCACCGGACCATTCGCGCCTTCATCCCCGGCATGCTGGAGAAAGGCAAAGGCTCGATCATCAACATCGCATCCGGCGCCTCGTCCGTGCGCGGCATTCCCAATCGCTATGTCTATGGAGCCTCGAAGGCCGCGGTCGTCGGCCTGACCAAGGCGGTCGCGGCGGATTTCATCAAGCGCGGCATCCGCGCCAACGCGATTTGCCCGGGCACCATCGAATCGCCCTCGCTGGATGATCGCATCGCGACGCTCGCCGCACAGACGAACCAGACGATCGAGGCGGTGCGGCAGGCGTTCATCGATCGACAGCCGATGGCGCGGCTCGGCACGGCTGACGAAATCGGTTGGCTCGCCGTCTATCTCGCCTCCGACGAGGCGAGCTACACCACGGGCCAAGTGCATCTGGCGGACGGCGGTTTCGCTTTATAGGCGGTCGCGCGATGCCGGCAGCTCTCTGAAGAATCAGCAGGTTTCAAAAGAATCCCGAGTTGCCAACCACGAATGATGGCAACATCTGGGCTTTAGGCTCGCCACGCGGCTGCTCGCTGGCTTTCCCTTTCCCGCATGGGAGAGGGACAGGGTGAGGGGTAAACGGTGACTGCCTTGTCCCTCACCCGTCACTTCGTGGATGGTCCTAGCCCTTGCGTGGCCAGGGCGTCTCGACCACCGGTGTCACCGGCCCCTTGCCTTCGAACCACGACACGATGTTGTCCACGACGAGCTGGCCCATCGCGTCGCGCGTATGGTGGGTCGCCGAGCCGACATGCGGCAGCAGCACCACATGGTCCATGGCAATGAGTTCCGCGGGCACATGTGGCTCCTTCTCGAACACGTCGAGGCCTGCGGACAGGATGGTGCCGTCGGCGAGCGCCTTGATGAGCGCCTTTTCGTCGACCACGGTGCCGCGCGCCACATTGATGAGGATGCCCGTCGGCCCGAGCGCCGCGAGCACTTCGGCGTTGACGATCTTGTCCGTTTCACCCCCGCCGGGGATGACGACGATCAGGATGTCGACGGCCTTGGCGAGCCCGACGAGGCTGTCGAAATATTCGTAGGACACGTCCGCCTGCGGCCTGCGGCCGTGATAGGCGATCGGAAGATTGAAGGCTTCGCAGCGCTTGGCGATGGCCTTGCCGATGCGGCCGAGACCGAGGATGCCGACCTTGCGGCGGGCCAGCGTCGCGGTGAGCGGGTAGGCCTTCTCAAGCCAGTGGCCGGCGCGCAGGTAGCGATCGGCCTGGGGCAGCTGGCGGACCGTGGACAGGAGGAGGCCGAGGGCGAGATCGGCCACCTCGTCGCTCAGCACGTCAGGCGTGTTGGTGACGAGGACGCCTTTCTTGGCGGCATGGGCGGCGTCGATCTTGTCGTAGCCGACACCGAAGCTTGAAATGATCTCGAGAGCGGGCAGCCTGTCGATGAGTGTTGCGTCGACCGCGCTGCCGGCGACGACACCGCGCACGCGGCCGGCAATGTCAGCGAGCAGCGCGTCTGTGTCGGCGGCTTCCCAAAGGTTGTGGACCGTGAAGCGACCGCTCAGGCTCCTGGCCACGATAGGCTGCAATGGCGCGGTCATCAAAAGCTCCACGGCACCCGCTCCACCGTTCGTCTGTACCTCACTCACTGATCGTCTCCTCATTGACGGGGCCGAATTTGTCCGCAACCCCCTGGTCCAGGTTCCTCACCCGTGAATTCTGTACTACCGACCGCACCATGCCCAAACTCGCAGCCAGACGCGAGCGCTATGGATCGCCTGATTCCCGCCGGCCGGAAAGCGCTGTAGGCAGATTTGTCAGATTATTGAAATTCGTCGTTGTGATAGCTAGCCTAGCCATTGCATGATCCCTAGCATGGGCATGCGTGGTGCATGTATGGTCTTCTCGTGAGAAGGCCCAGCGAAGCGCGGCCGTAACAGCGGCAAGTGGAGGAAGCAGTCAAAGATGGCATCCGTAGAAATCAGAGAGGTCCGTAAGGCCTTTGGCGCAACGCCGGTTATCCACGGGGTATCGATTGATATCACCGACGGCGAATTCGTCATTTTGGTCGGGCCGTCCGGCTGCGGCAAGTCGACCCTCCTTCGTATGGTCGCTGGCCTTGAGAGCGTCACCGGCGGCGAGATCCGCATCGGCGAACGCGTGGTGAACAATGTCCCGCCGAAAGAGCGCGACATTGCCATGGTGTTCCAGAACTACGCCCTCTATCCGCATATGACCGTCGCGGACAACATGGGCTTTTCGCTGAAGCTCAAGAACGCCCCCAAGGCCGAGATCCAGCAGCGCGTGAACCGCGCGGCGGAGATCCTCGGCCTGACCAAGCTGCTCGATCGTTATCCGCGTCAGCTCTCGGGTGGCCAGCGGCAGCGCGTCGCCATGGGCCGCGCTATCGTGCGCGATCCGCAGGTCTTCCTCTTCGATGAGCCGCTGTCGAACCTCGACGCCAAGCTGCGCGTCCAGATGCGCACGGAGATCAAGGAGCTGCATCAGCGGCTGAAGACCACAACGGTCTACGTGACCCACGACCAGATCGAGGCCATGACCATGGCCGACAAGATTGTCGTGATGCACGACGGTATCGTCGAACAGATGGGCGCCCCGCTTGATCTTTACGATCGTCCGGCCAATCTCTTCGTGGCCGGCTTCATCGGTTCGCCTTCGATGAACTTCATCAAGGGCAAGATCGTTTCCGACGGGTCGCCGCGGGTCGTCACCGAGGGCGGTGTCTCGCTTCCGGTGAAGGAGGTTCCACAGGGTTCCGATGGCCGCCCCGTGGTCTACGGCATCCGCCCGGAGCACTTCATCATCGATTCCGAGAAGGGAATCCCCGCGGAGGTCGCGGTGGTGGAGCCGACGGGTTCGGAAACACAGGTCTTCGCCAAGCTTGGCGGGCAGGACATCGTGGGCGTGTTCCGTGAGCGCGTGACAGTGGGCCCAGGCGACAAGCTTCCCCTGTCCCCCAACCCCGCCCTTGTTCATCTGTTCGATCAGGAGACGGGCAACCGGATCTGAGGCAACGAGGGCATCGCGATAACGCGGTGCCCTTTTTTCTTGGCAGAACGTTTCTCTTGGCAGAACGTTTCTCGCGAGGCTTTCGCCTGAGTCTTTCTCGGCAAGCGAGAACCGTGCGGTTGCACCTGTCGGACATCATAGGAGGACCTGTACGCGTTGAGTGCGGTGCTCGTGCTGAACCTGGGACCCCAGGCAGAGCGCGGTCCGGGCTGGGCTCAGGGGGCTTCCACACCAGGAAAGGA encodes:
- a CDS encoding IlvD/Edd family dehydratase yields the protein MSNSGQDKSKLRSRQWFDNPDNPGMTALYLERYLNYGLTREELQSGKPIIGIAQTGSDLSPCNRHHIELAKRTREGILAAGGVVMEFPVHPIQETGKRPTASLDRNLAYLGLVEVLYGYPLDGVVLTTGCDKTTPACIMAAATVNIPSIVLSGGPMLNGWFHGERTGSGTVVWKARELLAEGKLDYEQFIELVASSAPSVGHCNTMGTASTMNSLAEALGMSLPGCAAIPAPYRERGQIAYATGKRIVEMVWEDLKPSDIMTREAFENVIVVNSAIGGSTNAPVHINAIARHIGVELNVKDWETVGHEVPLLVNLQPAGKYLGEEYHRAGGVPAVVHELMKHGLIHEGALTVNGRSIGDNCRESAATDADVIRSFDTALMQDAGFIVLSGNLFDSAIMKTSVISEEFRNRYLVNPKDPNAFEGKAFVFDGPEQYHKLIDDESLGIDEHSVLFMRGAGPIGYPGAAEVVNMQAPAYLLKRGITSLPCIGDGRQSGTSGSPSILNASPEAAAGGGLAILKTGDRVRIDLEKRSANILISDAEVAERREALEKAGGYKYPGSQTPWQEIQRGIVDQLSEGMVLKPAVKYQRVSETYGVPRDNH
- a CDS encoding SDR family oxidoreductase; translated protein: MAGRLANKVCLVTAAGQGIGRSCARLFAQEGATVIATDLDASKLADLDEATCRPLDVRSTEAVEALAKEIGPIDVLLNAAGFVHHGSVLECSEADWDFSFDLNVKSMHRTIRAFIPGMLEKGKGSIINIASGASSVRGIPNRYVYGASKAAVVGLTKAVAADFIKRGIRANAICPGTIESPSLDDRIATLAAQTNQTIEAVRQAFIDRQPMARLGTADEIGWLAVYLASDEASYTTGQVHLADGGFAL
- a CDS encoding GNAT family N-acetyltransferase, whose product is MNGLAVRLAAATDHTAVLALQHAAFARNRERLGVEPLPLLADYGEIFAGGGTWEIWLAVAAEGIAGVLILMPRQDDLYIWSIATDPAFQGRGVGRVLLAHALVRAQALELSSLRLCTGRALSENIAWYARAGFVIEREELMPDRVLVHMAKALTAS
- the ugpC gene encoding sn-glycerol-3-phosphate ABC transporter ATP-binding protein UgpC, with translation MASVEIREVRKAFGATPVIHGVSIDITDGEFVILVGPSGCGKSTLLRMVAGLESVTGGEIRIGERVVNNVPPKERDIAMVFQNYALYPHMTVADNMGFSLKLKNAPKAEIQQRVNRAAEILGLTKLLDRYPRQLSGGQRQRVAMGRAIVRDPQVFLFDEPLSNLDAKLRVQMRTEIKELHQRLKTTTVYVTHDQIEAMTMADKIVVMHDGIVEQMGAPLDLYDRPANLFVAGFIGSPSMNFIKGKIVSDGSPRVVTEGGVSLPVKEVPQGSDGRPVVYGIRPEHFIIDSEKGIPAEVAVVEPTGSETQVFAKLGGQDIVGVFRERVTVGPGDKLPLSPNPALVHLFDQETGNRI
- a CDS encoding GNAT family protein; this translates as MSGSDRGAPASIAPARGVPERTVLTGRYCSLEPLDATRHAPDLWRALAGHDHLWDYLMQPPFADEASFTAYVAEREARTDPLGYVVIDSGRGQAVGWASLMEIRPEHGVVEVGNVLFSPLLQRTRIATEAIALLAAYVFDGLGYRRFEWKCNALNAASRRAAQRFGFTFEGIFRQHMIVKGQNRDTAWFAMLDSEWPARRAAFTAWLDPGNFDAQGGQLRSLAAIRDSL
- a CDS encoding pyridoxal phosphate-dependent aminotransferase, translating into MPTIVPAFARIGEENAFAVLARATALAAEGRDIINLGIGQPDFPTPPHIVEAAIKALRDGHHGYTPATGILPLREGVAADIHRRLGVTVSPDDVLIVPGGKVTMFAAILMFGEPGAEILYPDPGFPIYRSMIEFTGATPVPVPIREENSFAFSAEETLGLITSKTRLLILNSPANPTGGVTPKSEIDKLVAGLARHPDVAIMSDEIYGQMVYDGEQHVSLLTYPEIRDRLILLDGWSKTYAMTGWRMGFSVWPAPLLDAARKLAVNSYSCVNAAAQWAGLAALTGPQDCVVEMVAEFDKRRRIVVEGLNGLPNVSAATPKGAFYAFPNISRTGWKAKPLANALLDKAGVAVIGGPDFGILGEGYIRLSYANSAENIRKALERMGEFLSEHRPG
- a CDS encoding tellurite resistance TerB family protein, yielding MFDAKKLLDVLVASASSQGPQGSTKGSSTGPATSGGASSGLDLGPDASSGLGGLLGSVLNQLGGAGRPTQAGPAGSSSGIPGLPGASGTPNVGDLVTKARDFLQSPAGQNAASAVMGGLAGLLLGSKSGRKVATSAAKVGGLGLIAALAYKAYQGWQNGQPASSEAAATIPALPAPTGTAFDASTASQDTALVLVRAMIAAAASDGHIDPEERGRIVGGLQQAGFDMEASRFLDTEFSNPASITTLAAAATTPEIGTQIYAAARLAIDPDTPEEARFLKELSEALALDPSLVAHLDTAAASVKV
- a CDS encoding isocitrate lyase/phosphoenolpyruvate mutase family protein, which codes for MTTTVQQRRRALRKLHEGSGIFVMPHPWDIGTARYLQHLGFKALSTTSAGIAFSQGFPDTEWAVPRDMMLDHIREIVDATHLPVSADFEAGYAHEPEGVASNVRLCMATGVAGLTLEDLTNDANRRLYPVELAAERIAAARSAIDDVAAGAVLTASTESLQVAEDSFDEALRRLIAYAEAGADCLYAQGILSREQIATLVKAIAPKSLQILVPSHAPFTMKELEDLGVKCISGGSGLCRVAWGSFMQAARKLSQGSLEIYGSAVPFPEINGFFRQDLAKGRRKA
- a CDS encoding 2-hydroxyacid dehydrogenase — translated: MTAPLQPIVARSLSGRFTVHNLWEAADTDALLADIAGRVRGVVAGSAVDATLIDRLPALEIISSFGVGYDKIDAAHAAKKGVLVTNTPDVLSDEVADLALGLLLSTVRQLPQADRYLRAGHWLEKAYPLTATLARRKVGILGLGRIGKAIAKRCEAFNLPIAYHGRRPQADVSYEYFDSLVGLAKAVDILIVVIPGGGETDKIVNAEVLAALGPTGILINVARGTVVDEKALIKALADGTILSAGLDVFEKEPHVPAELIAMDHVVLLPHVGSATHHTRDAMGQLVVDNIVSWFEGKGPVTPVVETPWPRKG